From the genome of Stigmatella aurantiaca, one region includes:
- a CDS encoding C39 family peptidase produces MRIRILCLCTTILLAACARTSRSPGNESPEEAPVARFWRSSAAAKDFDRFHRQGTVLAPDGALELDAEAPLGTTPFPAGGAPGTPPIERYRVGSAVLAEQAIAGGFDSAIPSYDALTPPGTWVRVTLAARVEGTWTKDYDFGPWALDKGTVSRRSVDGQEDSQGRVLTDTLMLKRKAEALRATVWLYSTQPGVSPRVRALSVALSDGTRMPVDAASDQTAWGTVLDVPGLSQMPYPNGGPVWCSPTSTTMLLGYWNRKLGRNDLAEPVPTAAANVYDEVYRGTGNWSFNTAYAAARGEGALHGAVVRLDAFSQVERFIAAGIPVSISIAYTPGTLTGSAAYSSDGHLIVVKGFTPQGDVVCNDPAFPSDDKVGVTYKRDELWQAWRHSAGAAYVLWPSGTALPAGSVNTVP; encoded by the coding sequence GTGCGAATCCGAATCCTCTGTCTGTGCACCACCATCCTGCTGGCCGCCTGTGCCAGGACCTCCCGCTCGCCCGGGAATGAGTCCCCCGAGGAGGCCCCCGTGGCACGTTTCTGGAGAAGCAGCGCGGCGGCAAAGGACTTCGACCGCTTCCACCGGCAGGGCACGGTGCTGGCCCCCGATGGCGCCCTGGAGCTGGACGCGGAGGCCCCGCTGGGCACCACGCCCTTTCCCGCGGGCGGCGCACCTGGCACGCCCCCCATCGAGCGCTACCGCGTGGGCTCGGCGGTCCTGGCTGAGCAGGCCATCGCCGGCGGCTTCGACAGCGCCATTCCCTCTTATGACGCGCTCACCCCGCCCGGAACGTGGGTGCGGGTGACGCTCGCCGCGCGTGTGGAGGGCACCTGGACGAAGGACTACGACTTCGGCCCCTGGGCACTCGACAAGGGCACCGTCTCCCGGCGCAGCGTCGATGGACAGGAGGACTCCCAGGGACGCGTGCTCACCGACACGCTCATGCTCAAGCGGAAGGCGGAGGCCCTGCGCGCCACGGTGTGGCTCTACTCCACCCAGCCCGGGGTGAGCCCGCGCGTCCGGGCGCTCTCGGTGGCGCTGAGCGACGGGACGCGCATGCCGGTGGATGCCGCGTCGGATCAAACCGCGTGGGGGACGGTGCTGGACGTGCCGGGCCTCTCGCAGATGCCCTACCCGAACGGAGGGCCGGTGTGGTGCTCGCCCACCTCCACCACGATGCTGCTGGGCTATTGGAACCGGAAGCTGGGCCGCAACGACCTGGCCGAACCGGTGCCCACCGCCGCCGCGAACGTCTATGACGAGGTGTACCGGGGCACGGGCAACTGGAGCTTCAACACCGCCTACGCGGCCGCCCGGGGCGAGGGCGCCCTGCACGGCGCGGTGGTGCGGCTCGACGCGTTCTCCCAGGTGGAGCGGTTCATCGCCGCGGGTATCCCCGTGAGCATCAGCATCGCCTACACGCCGGGAACGCTCACGGGTTCGGCGGCCTACAGCTCGGACGGACACCTCATCGTGGTGAAAGGCTTCACCCCCCAGGGAGACGTCGTGTGCAACGACCCGGCCTTCCCGAGCGATGACAAGGTCGGGGTGACGTACAAGCGGGACGAGCTCTGGCAGGCGTGGCGCCACTCGGCAGGCGCCGCCTATGTGCTGTGGCCCTCCGGCACGGCGCTGCCCGCGGGCTCGGTCAACACCGTGCCCTGA
- a CDS encoding M20/M25/M40 family metallo-hydrolase, whose translation MRALSLCLGLIALGCGHASGRTPSEAPRAQAEMRTLLSELIAVDTSNPPGNETAAARIAGQWLREANIEVALFEPAPGRGNLLARLKGTGNGRPLLVLAHLDTVPARREEWATDPWALTERDGFLYGRGVQDNKGMAAASVLALRRLQREGGPRSRDILLYLGADEEVGAGHGLEWMLANRPELREAEFALNEGGLTELSEDRGRVRFVALQAAERVSRNVVLKATGPGGHSSAPPVAPNPLVRLAAAVARVGALPFPARLTPAARLHIQARAPMTEGELGEALKRIAASPEAPPQEAVDTVARLDPALAAVMRTTCVPTVFHAGTRSNVIPATAEATLNCRLLPDEDVQALHARLVAAVADPSIDVEMNTRAPDSPMSPVGDNAMFRAAKAAAARVWPGVPVIPRQSTGTTESAMLRRAGIHAYGIDLFALTPEDARTAHAPNERVPVASLQPGAEFVYQLLREMTK comes from the coding sequence ATGCGAGCCCTGTCCCTGTGCCTTGGTCTCATTGCCCTCGGGTGCGGTCATGCCTCCGGGAGGACGCCGTCCGAAGCCCCGCGAGCGCAGGCGGAGATGCGCACGCTGCTCTCCGAGCTGATCGCGGTGGACACCTCCAACCCGCCCGGGAACGAGACGGCAGCGGCACGCATTGCCGGGCAGTGGCTGCGCGAGGCAAACATCGAGGTGGCGCTGTTCGAGCCCGCGCCCGGACGCGGCAACCTGCTGGCCCGGCTGAAGGGAACGGGCAACGGGCGGCCCCTGCTTGTCCTGGCCCACCTGGACACGGTGCCTGCCCGGAGGGAGGAGTGGGCCACGGATCCGTGGGCGCTCACCGAGCGGGACGGCTTCCTGTACGGGCGGGGCGTGCAGGACAACAAGGGCATGGCGGCCGCGAGTGTGCTGGCGCTGCGGCGGCTCCAGCGGGAGGGGGGGCCGCGCTCACGCGACATCCTCTTGTACCTGGGGGCGGACGAAGAGGTGGGGGCAGGCCATGGCCTGGAGTGGATGCTGGCGAACCGTCCGGAGCTGAGAGAGGCAGAGTTCGCCCTCAATGAAGGAGGACTGACCGAGCTGAGCGAGGACCGCGGCCGGGTGCGATTCGTGGCGCTTCAGGCCGCGGAGCGGGTCTCCCGGAACGTGGTGCTGAAGGCGACGGGCCCGGGAGGCCACTCCTCCGCGCCCCCGGTGGCGCCCAATCCGCTGGTGCGCCTGGCGGCGGCCGTGGCGCGCGTGGGCGCCCTCCCCTTCCCCGCCCGGCTGACGCCCGCCGCGCGGTTGCACATTCAAGCCCGCGCGCCCATGACGGAGGGCGAGCTGGGCGAGGCCTTGAAGCGCATTGCCGCCTCGCCGGAAGCCCCGCCCCAGGAGGCCGTGGACACGGTGGCGCGGCTGGATCCGGCGCTGGCGGCGGTGATGCGCACCACGTGCGTGCCGACGGTGTTCCACGCGGGCACCCGCTCCAACGTGATTCCGGCGACGGCGGAGGCCACCCTCAACTGCCGGCTGCTCCCGGACGAGGATGTGCAGGCGCTCCATGCTCGGCTCGTGGCCGCGGTGGCAGACCCCTCCATCGACGTAGAGATGAACACGCGAGCGCCCGACTCGCCCATGTCACCCGTGGGAGACAACGCGATGTTCCGGGCCGCCAAGGCTGCGGCGGCGCGCGTGTGGCCGGGTGTGCCGGTCATCCCCCGCCAGTCCACGGGCACCACCGAATCCGCGATGCTGCGCCGGGCGGGAATCCACGCGTACGGCATCGACCTCTTCGCGCTGACGCCCGAGGACGCGCGCACGGCCCATGCGCCCAATGAGCGCGTCCCGGTGGCCTCCCTGCAACCTGGAGCCGAGTTCGTCTACCAACTGCTGCGAGAGATGACGAAATAA
- a CDS encoding type I restriction enzyme HsdR N-terminal domain-containing protein, translating into MEANHLLELVKRFNENREYITNEETAKMALVVPFIRLLGYDPNTPKEVRLEYAAEFTQGDGKRLPDRMDFAIFDQSGAKPLMVIETKPLGTDLMAKSQQLARYIAQMAELHFGIITDGCHYLFFGDLENPNQMDSEPFFSFSLEDTKTDWSKVAKFLSKFSRESFNAETLVTDAENSRYRQAMIDRLAAALKSPAENEGFMRWLTEEVYKGKRTGAVMTRLGEVAKEAIEPALLRVMGDDFLDKLKERIQRLRETGDSPAESTQNVLKPDSAKPFDEVKGSSGEEKQRMAVETTQEELDFFALIRDICAKGGTNPEEILYRDTTAYFNISYRKPTKWFLRFFSNAKRKSVVTWVPAAEAKQLVSGFVIEDAPAALGLSRVYLENIAQIWALKALVLRSLELSKVSKEDAPGEVAALPASPLKEVAPV; encoded by the coding sequence ATGGAAGCCAATCACCTGCTCGAACTGGTCAAGCGGTTCAATGAGAATCGCGAGTACATCACCAATGAGGAGACCGCCAAGATGGCACTGGTGGTCCCCTTCATCCGGTTGCTTGGGTACGACCCCAACACTCCCAAAGAGGTCCGGCTCGAATACGCGGCGGAGTTTACCCAGGGCGATGGGAAGCGCCTTCCGGACCGGATGGATTTCGCCATCTTCGACCAGAGTGGCGCCAAGCCCTTGATGGTGATCGAGACCAAGCCGTTGGGAACGGACCTGATGGCCAAGTCTCAGCAACTGGCCCGGTACATCGCTCAAATGGCGGAACTCCACTTCGGGATCATCACCGATGGTTGCCACTATCTGTTCTTCGGGGACCTCGAAAACCCCAACCAGATGGACAGCGAGCCGTTCTTCAGCTTCTCGCTCGAAGACACCAAGACCGATTGGTCGAAGGTCGCCAAGTTTCTCTCGAAGTTCAGCCGGGAGTCCTTCAACGCGGAAACCCTGGTGACCGATGCGGAGAACAGCCGCTACCGCCAGGCCATGATCGACAGGCTCGCGGCAGCCCTGAAGTCTCCCGCGGAAAATGAAGGCTTCATGCGGTGGCTGACCGAGGAGGTCTACAAGGGCAAGCGGACCGGCGCGGTGATGACGCGCCTGGGAGAGGTGGCGAAGGAGGCCATTGAGCCCGCCCTGCTCCGCGTCATGGGGGATGACTTCCTCGACAAGCTCAAGGAGCGCATTCAGCGTCTCCGCGAGACCGGCGATTCCCCGGCGGAATCCACTCAGAACGTCCTCAAGCCCGATTCGGCCAAGCCTTTCGATGAGGTGAAGGGGAGTTCCGGTGAGGAAAAGCAGCGCATGGCCGTGGAGACGACGCAGGAAGAACTCGACTTCTTCGCGCTCATCCGGGACATCTGCGCCAAGGGGGGGACGAATCCCGAGGAGATCCTCTACCGGGATACCACCGCCTACTTCAACATTTCCTATCGCAAGCCCACTAAGTGGTTCTTGCGCTTCTTCAGCAATGCGAAGCGCAAAAGCGTCGTCACCTGGGTGCCCGCTGCGGAAGCCAAGCAGCTGGTCTCTGGATTCGTGATTGAAGACGCCCCCGCTGCGCTGGGACTTTCCCGGGTCTACTTGGAGAACATCGCTCAAATCTGGGCGTTGAAGGCCCTCGTCCTGAGGAGCTTGGAACTCTCCAAGGTCAGCAAGGAGGATGCACCGGGTGAGGTTGCGGCACTGCCTGCTTCCCCTCTCAAGGAGGTGGCACCCGTCTGA
- a CDS encoding GreA/GreB family elongation factor, whose amino-acid sequence MDKPYLVSQLGERLRSALQTAHRAHSGARADARSGAARAINLARGTAQRDTQARAALDALDAFHPRPLRKGERIGLGAVVEVENEEMGQTFFIAPVGAGEELTLPGGDGHMRVITPVSPFGRALMGKRPGDVVEVVIQGEPVDWTITFAA is encoded by the coding sequence ATGGACAAGCCCTATCTCGTCTCACAGTTGGGTGAGCGGCTCCGTTCAGCCCTTCAGACTGCCCACCGGGCCCACTCGGGAGCCCGCGCGGATGCGCGCTCCGGCGCGGCCCGCGCCATCAACCTCGCCCGGGGCACCGCTCAGCGGGACACCCAGGCCCGCGCCGCGCTCGATGCGCTCGATGCGTTTCATCCCCGGCCCCTGCGCAAGGGCGAGCGCATCGGTCTGGGCGCCGTCGTCGAGGTGGAGAACGAGGAGATGGGGCAGACGTTCTTCATCGCCCCCGTGGGCGCCGGCGAGGAGCTGACGCTGCCCGGTGGAGACGGGCACATGCGGGTGATTACCCCCGTATCGCCCTTCGGCCGCGCCCTGATGGGCAAGCGGCCCGGCGATGTCGTCGAGGTCGTCATCCAAGGTGAGCCGGTGGACTGGACCATCACCTTCGCCGCCTGA
- a CDS encoding patatin-like phospholipase family protein produces MPPSLTLRAGPEALRRLRERGLRAEDVEVLPGASGGPKWLVLSGLDRVLFGEFLRAPRSRPLHLIGASIGSWRLACLAQKEPVAALDRFAAAYLEQRYPPRPPPSLVSETSARILEALLGPQGAEEIVGHPWARLHVMTTLCRGPTASDAPGVLFSGLALAALANGVSRRTLSLQMKRAIFHTAGDSSPFAGLKDLPTVHQPLTRENLRAALLASGSIPGLMSGVHIPGALAGTYRDGGIVDYHPNLHFGPGEGLVLYPHFYPHVIPGWFDKSLRWRWSLSRHFQRALLLSPSEAFVSRLPHGKIPDREDFVRFGDAERIRHWNTVRQASEQLGEEFQELLATGRWVERVQPL; encoded by the coding sequence ATGCCACCTTCTCTTACCCTGCGAGCCGGTCCCGAAGCCCTGCGGCGTTTGCGTGAGCGCGGCCTGCGCGCCGAGGACGTGGAGGTGCTGCCCGGGGCCTCGGGCGGGCCCAAGTGGCTGGTGCTGTCTGGGCTGGACCGGGTGCTCTTCGGCGAGTTCCTGCGCGCCCCCCGGAGCCGCCCGCTGCACCTCATCGGCGCGTCCATTGGGAGCTGGCGCCTGGCGTGCCTGGCGCAGAAGGAGCCCGTGGCGGCGCTCGACCGCTTCGCGGCGGCGTACCTGGAGCAGCGCTATCCGCCCCGGCCGCCGCCCTCGCTCGTCTCCGAAACGAGCGCCCGCATCCTGGAGGCCCTGCTGGGGCCGCAGGGGGCGGAGGAGATTGTGGGCCACCCCTGGGCGCGGCTGCATGTGATGACGACGCTGTGCCGGGGGCCCACGGCCAGCGACGCCCCGGGCGTGCTCTTCTCGGGCCTGGCCCTGGCGGCGCTGGCCAACGGGGTGAGCCGGCGCACGCTCTCGCTCCAGATGAAGCGCGCCATCTTCCACACCGCCGGGGACAGCAGCCCGTTCGCGGGCCTGAAGGACTTGCCCACGGTGCACCAGCCGCTGACGCGGGAGAACCTGCGGGCGGCGCTTCTGGCCTCCGGCTCCATCCCCGGGCTGATGAGCGGGGTGCACATTCCGGGCGCGCTCGCGGGGACGTACCGGGATGGGGGCATCGTGGACTACCACCCGAACCTGCACTTCGGGCCGGGAGAGGGATTGGTGCTCTATCCACACTTCTATCCCCATGTGATTCCGGGCTGGTTCGACAAGTCGCTGCGCTGGCGGTGGAGCCTGTCGCGGCACTTCCAGCGCGCGCTCCTGCTGTCGCCGTCCGAGGCGTTCGTCTCGCGCCTGCCGCACGGAAAGATTCCCGACCGGGAGGACTTCGTCCGGTTCGGCGATGCGGAGCGGATCCGCCACTGGAACACGGTGCGGCAGGCCAGTGAGCAACTGGGAGAGGAGTTCCAGGAGCTGCTCGCCACGGGACGTTGGGTGGAGCGCGTTCAGCCGCTCTGA
- a CDS encoding dienelactone hydrolase family protein, translating to MAIQSQRFSYDAGGVESAAFLTWDDAVKGPLPGVLVSPTVRGPTPFEEERAGRLAALGYAAIVLDPYGIAARAAPNPDNFGLMNALLQNRALLQARLGAAADALKARKEVDSARLAAIGFCFGGLCALDLARTRTDILGAAPFHGVFTPSPVPTLDRITAKVLALHGWEDPLAKPEDVRALADELTAKGCDWQIHAYGQTTHAFTNPQANDRQKGMSYRAEADRRSWVSLQNFLEELFR from the coding sequence ATGGCAATCCAGTCACAGCGGTTCTCCTATGACGCGGGAGGCGTCGAATCGGCCGCCTTCCTGACCTGGGACGATGCGGTGAAGGGCCCGTTGCCCGGCGTGTTGGTGTCGCCCACCGTGCGAGGCCCTACGCCCTTCGAGGAAGAGCGCGCCGGGCGGCTGGCGGCGCTCGGTTATGCGGCGATAGTGCTGGATCCCTATGGCATTGCCGCAAGAGCCGCCCCCAACCCCGACAACTTCGGATTGATGAACGCGCTCCTCCAGAATCGAGCGTTGCTCCAGGCGCGGCTGGGAGCCGCGGCCGATGCCCTCAAGGCGCGCAAGGAGGTCGATTCGGCCCGGCTCGCCGCGATTGGCTTCTGCTTCGGAGGCCTGTGCGCGCTCGATCTGGCGCGAACGCGCACCGACATCCTGGGGGCCGCCCCGTTCCACGGGGTGTTCACGCCATCCCCCGTGCCAACGCTCGACCGGATCACCGCCAAGGTGCTGGCGCTCCACGGCTGGGAAGACCCGCTCGCCAAACCGGAGGACGTCCGCGCGCTTGCGGACGAACTGACCGCCAAGGGCTGCGACTGGCAGATCCACGCCTACGGCCAGACCACCCACGCCTTCACCAACCCGCAGGCGAATGACCGGCAGAAAGGCATGAGCTACCGCGCCGAGGCGGACCGGCGCTCCTGGGTGTCCCTCCAGAACTTCTTGGAGGAGCTCTTCAGGTAG